One genomic region from Epinephelus moara isolate mb chromosome 8, YSFRI_EMoa_1.0, whole genome shotgun sequence encodes:
- the tbx16 gene encoding T-box transcription factor 16, whose amino-acid sequence MQSIRDLKPNFSGPPPSSMAAGPDAYLQGNIRMTLEDPELWKTFHEIGTEMIITKPGRRMFPHCKINLSGLIPCAKYILLVDMVPEDGFRYKWNKEKWEVAGKAEPQPPCRTYLHPDSPAPGSHWMKQSVSFLKLKLTNNTLDQHGHIILHSMHRYHPRFHIVQADDLFSVRWSVFQTFTFPETSFTAVTAYQNTKITKLKIDHNPFAKGFRDEGTNKKRRSNKNPACLEKRAKMSDILNRDSEEDSPPDFCRSSYEGYDAEEGDLPKRKEDDGVKEERYSPWTAEREHNVRTESPAGADPRDMYNTEQLVPAPASYQPYRFHEYGKSPSPSSSVGSSNSGSGRSSFESRVPDIATVPDHDSSKPRTHEVGPSPCGPQHLPAHQDYTGVLNMTMAQAGKPGVISHHIYSPYSAEQPLGQWSGPSSAQYPPPHHLTADYTTQAVHHGYHHGNVAEWSQYPLFSYSCW is encoded by the exons ATGCAGTCCATCAGAG actTGAAGCCCAACTTCAGCggccctcctccctcctccatggCCGCTGGCCCCGATGCCTATCTCCAAGGCAACATCAGGATGACTCTGGAGGACCCTGAACTCTGGAAGACCTTCCATGAAATTGGAACCGAGATGATTATCACTAAACCGGGCAG gAGGATGTTTCCACACTGTAAAATTAATCTATCCGGCCTTATTCCATGTGCCAAGTACATCTTACTGGTTGACATGGTCCCTGAGGATGGCTTCAGgtataag TGGAATAAAGAGAAATGGGAGGTGGCAGGGAAAGCGGAGCCCCAGCCTCCCTGCAGGACATACCTCCACCCCGACTCACCAGCCCCGGGGAGCCACTGGATGAAGCAGTCTGTCTCCTTCCTCAAGCTCAAACTCACCAACAATACACTCGACCAGCACGGCCAT ATCATTTTGCACTCCATGCATCGCTACCACCCACGCTTCCACATCGTCCAGGCAGACGACCTGTTCAGTGTTCGCTGGAGTGTTTTCCAGACCTTCACCTTCCCCGAGACTTCCTTCACAGCGGTCACAGCATATCAGAACACCAAG ATCACAAAGCTGAAGATCGATCACAACCCGTTTGCAAAAGGTTTCCGGGACGAAggcaccaacaaaaaaag GCGTTCAAACAAGAACCCCGCCTGCCTTGAGAAGCGAGCCAAGATGTCAGACATTTTGAACAGAGACTCAGAGGAGGACAGTCCACCAG atttctgccgcTCATCGTATGAGGGTTATGACGCAGAGGAAGGAGACCTGCCTAAAAGGAAGGAGGATGATGGCGTCAAAGAGGAGCGTTACTCTCCGTGGACTGCTGAGAGGGAGCACAATGTGAGGACTGAATCTCCCGCTGGTGCAGACCCCAGGGATATGTACAACACAGAGCAGCTTGTTCCCGCTCCAGCTTCCTACCAGCCGTACAG GTTCCACGAGTACGGAAagtccccctctccctcctccagcgtcggcagcagcaacagtggaTCAGGACGCAGCAGCTTTGAGTCCAGAGTCCCTGACATCGCCACTGTCCCTGACCATGACTCTTCAAAGCCCCGTACACATGAGGTTGGCCCTTCCCCTTGTGGCCCCCAGCACCTCCCTGCCCACCAGGACTACACGGGTGTCCTCAACATGACCATGGCTCAGGCCGGCAAGCCAGGTGTGATCAGCCACCACATCTATAGTCCATACAGTGCCGAGCAGCCCCTCGGCCAGTGGAGTGGCCCCAGCTCTGCTCAGTATCCCCCTCCTCACCACCTGACCGCTGACTACACCACGCAAGCTGTGCACCATGGTTATCACCATGGCAACGTGGCTGAGTGGAGCCAGTACCCACTGTTCTCTTACTCCTGCTGGTGA